In Cupriavidus sp. EM10, the genomic window CCGCGAGACGCTGGCGCTGTTCAAGGACGGCGCGATTTTGGTCAACACGGCGCGCGGCGGGCTGATCGACGAACCGGCGCTGGCGGCGGCGCTGGCCAGCGGCAAGCTGTATGCGGCCGGGCTGGACAGCTTTGCGGTGGAGCCGATGACGTTGCCGCACCCGTTCCAGCAGATTCCGAACCTGATCCTGTCGCCGCATATCGGCGGCGTCAGCGACGCGGCCTACGTGAACATGGGTGTGGGCGCGGCCAGGAACGTGCTGGCCGTGCTGCAGCACGCCGCCACGGCGGCTTGACAGTACAGGCGAGCCCCCCGGGCTTCGCCAGATAGAAACAGGCGTCACGATGGGACTGGCCTCGGGCCGGACCCGTCGCAGGCGCCAGGAGACAATGATGTTGCATCGCGCATTTTCCCGTTTGGCGGCGCCGCTGGCTGTCGCCGCGACCCTTGCCGGCCTGGGCGCGCCCGCGCAGGCAGCGTACCCGGACAAGCCGGTCCGCATCGTCGTGCCGAACCCGCCGGGCGGCGCCGTCGATGTGGTGACGCGCAAGGTGGCGCAGAAGCTGACCCAGCAGACGGGCCAGAGCTTCGTGGTGGAGAACAAGCCCGGGGCGTCTGGCACGATTGGCACCACGCAGGTGGTGAACGCGCCGGCCGATGGCTACACGCTGCTGGCCAACGACAATTCGTACACCACGCTGCCCTATGTCTTCAAGAAGCTGAACTGGGACCACCAGACCGCGCTGGTGCCCATCGCGCCGTTCGCGTTCTCGCCGGTCGTGCTGGGCGTCAAGGCCGATTCGCGCTTCAAGGACCTGCAGTCCCTGATCGGCTATGCCAAGGCCCATCCCGGCGAAGTCACGTTCGGCACCGGTGGCCCGGGCAGCTCGCCGCACTTTGCCGCCGAAGCCTTCCAGCAGGCCGCCGGCATCAAGCTGATGCACGTACCCTACAAGGGCGCCGGCGAGGCGATGGTGGGCCTGCTGGGCGGCAGTGTCGACCTGCTGGTGGTGTCCACGCCAACCGCGCTGGCGCCGGTCAAGGGCAACCAGATGCGGCTGCTGGGTATCAGCGGCAAGAGCCGGGTCGATGTCTTCCCGAACGTGCCGACCTTCGCCGAAGCCGGCCTGCCGGCTTTCAGCCTGTTCAACTGGTCGGGGCTGGCGGCGCCGAAGGGCACGCCGAAGGAAGTCATTGCCCGTTTGCAGGCCGAAATCCAGAAGGCCCTGCAGGCACCGGACATGAAGGATTTCCTGGCCAAGATGGGTTCGCAGCCGGGCGATCTGGACAGCCCGGCGTTTGCGCAGCTGATCCAGCGCGAAACCGCGCAATGGGCCACGGTTGCCCAGAAAGCCAATATCGAAAAGCAATAGGGCCCAAGATGCTGCTGCTTCAGCCTCCCCAAGTGCGCGATGCCACGGTGCTGACCCGGTTGCCCGACGCGTTCCGGCGCCAGGATCGGGACAACGCCTGGTCGCTGGCCAATCGCGGTGGCGCCTTCACCGATTCGTTCCTGGAAGGGCCGGTCTGGGCGGACGGCCATCTCTGGGTGACCGACATCCCGTACGGCCGCATCTTCCGGGTGTCGCTGCAGGGCGACTGGGAACAGGTGGCCGAATACGACGGCGAGCCCAACGGCATGAAGCGAATGGCCAGCGGCGATTTCCTGCTCACCGACTATCGCAACGGTCTGATGCGGTTCGATGCCCGGACCGGCAACGTCACCCCGTTCCTGGAGCGGCGCAATTCCGAGCGCTTCCGGGGCGTGAACGACCTGACCTTCGATTCTGCCGGCAACCTGTATTTCACGGACCAAGGGCAGACCGGCATGCACGATCCCACGGGCCGCGTCTATCGGCTGGCCCCCGATGGCCGGCTCGACGTGCTGCTGGCCAATGCGCCGAGCCCGAACGGGCTGGTGCTGTCGCCGGACGAGAAAGTGCTGTACGTGGCCATGACACGCGGCAATTGCGTGTGGCGCGTGCCGTTGCAGGCCGATGGCTCGGTCAGCAAGGTCGGCCAGTTCTTCACGTCGTACGGGCCAAGCGGCCCCGACGGGCTGGCCATGCGGGCCGATGGCTTCCTGCTGGTGGCCAACCCGGGGCTGGGCTATGTCTGGGTGCTCAACCATCGAGCCGAACCGGTGGAAGTGATTCGCACGCCCGTCGGGGCATCGCTGACGAACCTGTGCTTTGGCGGGGCCGACGGCAAGACGCTGCTGATGACCGAATCCACCACCGGGTCGATCCTGTGCGCGGACATGCCGCAAGGCGGCGCTCCGGTGCACGGGGGCCGCCTGGCATGACCGCCGGCCAGAGCCCCGCCATCGGGCTCACAGTTTCGTCACCCTCGCCGTCGCCAGGATGCCGCAGGGCATCGTGTCTGCATGTCTGATACAACTTCCCCCGAGATGGCCTGAACGCGCGCTCGCACGCTCAGTTTCCCCAGCGCCTTCACCAGCGGCGCATGTAAAAGCGAATGATTACTGTTGCGTATTGGGAACGGCGGCCGGGGTGCGGAGCATCCGCTGCTACAAAGTATTGCAATCGCTACATGTAATATGGTTACAATCTAAACGTTTGCTTACAATGTGCAGTTGTAGCAAAACGAATAAAATTAAACAAAACTTCGGGGTGGTCGATTCATGCGCGTTTTTGCTCCTTTGGTATTTACGATGATTCTCGGCCTGGCCGCCTGCGCCCAGACGCCGGAATCGCAGTTGTCGCGGTCGCCGACCGTGCGCCTCTGCAACGGCAACGCCTGCAGCGAGCAGGATCGCCGCGTAGCCACCTTTACCCCGGCAGGCCCCACCGAATCCGACCGTCGCATGCAGGCGCTGGCGGAAAAGGCCGAGGGCAATCCGAACGCTGCCTATGACCTGGGCCTGCGCCTGCTGCGCGGCGATGGCGTGGAGCGCAACACCTACCAGGCGCTGGAATGGATGCGCAAGGCCGGCGACAACGGCCATGTGCAGGCGCAACTGGCGCTGGGCCGCCTCTATCTGATGGGCTTCGAGGAAATGGGCTCGGACCCGGCCGAAGCCGAGGCATGGCTGATCCGTGCCGCCGCCAAGGGCAGCAAGGAAGCATCGGCGCTGATTCCGCAGGCACAGGCCGCCAAGAAGGACGAACAGGCTGCGTACAAGGTGCGCGAAGCCTATCGCACGTCCTGGTACGCGTGGTACAGCGGCTATCCGTATTACTGGGTGTGGGGCCCCTCCGGCTGGTACCAGCGCTAGGCGCGGGTGCCATTTCTTCCCTCACTGGCTTTTCCTTTCACTTCCGTCAACAGGAACGCGTTTTCATGTCCAAGAACATCTCTCTGAGCGCGGCCGCGTTGGCCGCGTCCCTGGTGCTGGCCGGCTGTGCGAACATGGGTGGTGGCTCGATCAGCACCGGCACGGCGCCCACGGCGGCCACCGGCGCCGCCGGCGGCGCCACCAGCGTGAATGCCAACCCGTCGCTGGAGCGCTGCGACAAGCCGCTGGGCACGCTGGCCGTTGACGATGGCCGTGGCAAGGAATGGTATGCAAGCTTTGGCGCCACCACGAAGATCACGACCATCGAGCCGCTGATCCGCCTGGCCGTGCAGCAGTCCAATTGTTTCGTGATCACGTCCGTGGGTAACAACCGCACGGAAAGCAAGCTGTCGAACATCACCGACAAGCAGCGCAATTCCGGCGAATTCCGCGCCGGTTCGAAGCAGCAGAAGGGCCAGCGCGTGGCCGCCGACTACTACATGGAGCCGGCCATCATCATCGACAACGACGCCACGGGCCAGATGGCCGCCGGCGTGGGCAGCCTGTTCGGCGGCGTTGGCGCGCTGGTTGGTGGTGCCATGGCAAGCAAGGCTTCGGTCGTGACGCTGACCATGTTCGACATCCGCTCGGGCGTGCAGCTGTCGATCTCGGAAGGCAATGCCACGGCAACGAACTTCGGCGCGGCGCTTGGCGCGTTCGGCGGCGGTGCGGCCGGCGGCCTGGGCGGCTTCTCGCGCACGCCGGAAGGCAAGGCCACCGTGGCGGCGTTCATGGATGCCTACAACAACATGGTGGTGTCGCTGCGCAACTATAAGGCGCAGGAAGTGAAGGGCGGCCTGGGTCGTGGCGGCCAGCTGAAGGTCGGCTCGTAATCCGGACGGACGATCTCCCGCGCCACCGGTTGCCTGCAACGGCGGCGCGGCACCCCATCTCCCGGATTCAGCCTTCGGCCGGCGCCACGTTGGCGCCCTGGATGTTGTGCTTGCGCAAGGCAGCGGCCACCTGGCCCGATGCCTTCATCTCCTCGACGAATTTCGCCAGATAAGCCGCTGCAGCCTCGCCGCGCGACTTGTGCACGCCCATCGCCTGGCGGATCACCATGAAGCGCTCGCCCAGCAGGCGCAGGCCGGTCATGCCGGCGGTGTCGGCCTCCAGTTGCTGCTTCACGCCGGCGGCCACGTCCAGCCGGTCTTCCAGGAAGGTCTTCACCACGGTCTGCGACGAAGCCGCGCGCACGATCTCGGCGTGCTGCAGCTCGCGCGTCAGGTACAGGTCGTAGGCGCTGCCCTGGCCGACCACCACGCGCGTGCCGGCGCGGTCGACATCGGCGTTGGCACGCACCGGCGAATCGTCGCGCACCATGTAGTAGCCCTCGATCAGCACATACGGCGCCGTGAACGCAATCGTGGCGCCGCGCTTGGGATCGATGGCGAAGAAGCCGATATCGGCTTCCTGGTTCGATACCACGTCGACGGATTTGCCGGCCGTCTCCACCACCACCAGTTCCAGCTTCACGCCAAGCCGGTCGGCCAGCGCCGTGGCCAGGTCCACGGAGACGCCGCCGGCGCCGCCGTCCGCGCGATGCGCCAGCACCGGGTTGCCCAGGTTGATCGATGCACGCAGCACGCCGGTCGGGGCGAAGGCGTCCAGAATGGCCTTGTCAGCAGTCATGTCTTTCCTCACGACGGTTTCAGGATATCGGTGATGCGGGCCAATGTGACGTCGCCAGTGCAAAACCGGGGGAAGGAGAGCAAAGGTAGCATCCATCGGGCCATAAAGCGTACAGGCGCAAATAAGTGCAATAAGGATTGGCCTTCGGGCCAATGGAGCGGCGAACCGGTGGGCAGTAGAGTGCATCGCATCAACGGCGCCCAACGTGCGGGAGATATCGATGATCCGGCCCCTGCGCTTCACCGTCCTCGCGTGCCTGGCCCCCGTGCTGCTGGCGGCCTGCAACACTGCCCCGATTCCTCCCGGCAAGTCGGTACCGGTGCAGGCGGCGCTGGACACCATCACGCGCGACATGTGCGCCTTCCGCCAGAAGTTCGCGCAGTCGCAGCAGGGGGCGGCGGTCGACAGCTATACGGTGGAACTCGTGCTGACCGTCGATGCCGAGCGCCAGCCGCCGGTGGCCGTGGCGCCGGACATCGCGTTCATGCCGACCGTCACCTACGGCAACACGCTGATGATGGCCAAGGACAGCCGGTTGGTGGTGACAATCCGCAATACGGATCAGGGCGGGGCGACGAACTGCCCGGCTCAGTGATTGGGCGCGCCCAGCGGTGCGGCGACGGATGTCAGGCGCCACGCATCGCCATGCCCTGACAGCGTGGTAAGCGTCAGCGGCGCGATATCGAGCCGCATCGTGGCCCGCGCCGGGGCGCCCAGCGCGTGCACGACGACGGCCCGGATCACGCTGGCGTGGGTCACTGCCAGCGTATGGCCGGGCTCCAGGCCCGACAGCCACGCGCCGGCACGATCGATAACGGCGGCCAGCGACTCGCCGCCGTGGGCGTCCATGCCGGGATCGGACAGCCAGGCCGTCAGTGCGTCGGGCTCGGCGGCGCCGATGTCCTTGAGCGACTGGCCGCGCCAGCGCCCGTAATCGACTTCCCGCAAGGCATTCTCCACGGCGACGGGCAGGCCCAGGGCGCGTGCCGTGTCCTGGGCGCTGGTCATCGGGCTACTCAGCACGCGGTCGGGGCGGCCGAGGTTGCGTGTCAGGACGGTCACGCGGGCGATGTCTTCCGCATCGGCCGCTTCATCGGCCGCTTCGTTGGCCGCTTCGTTGGCCGGAAAGCGCCCGGTGCGCAGGGCGGCCGTGGCGGGTACGCAGAGCAGGCTGAGATGGCGGGTCATGCGGTGTGACAGGCGATGCGCTGGCGATTAGGTGGATCGATGGCCGCTCGACTAGAATGCACGCATTCCGACGAGAGGAAGCCGGTGAGAGTCCGGCACGGTCGCGCCACTGTATCCCAACCTGAGCCGCTTGTTGTCGCGGGCCTGGCTGGCAAGTCAGACCTTCTCCTCGGGCACACCGATCCATCACGGGACGCGTCATCCTCCAGGAGAATCCTCATGCTCGCTAGCGCTTCCGCAGGCGCCAACCTTGCACCGGCCGTCGCGCCGAACCTCGCGCCGATCACCATCCCCGTTCGCGAATTGCTGCCCTGGGCTATCTTCGGCGGCATGCTGCTGCTCCTGGCCATTTATTTCGTGGGCGTGGAAGAGGGCGCCGCCGCCGTCTTCAACACCATGTACGTGCATGAATTCGTGCACGACGGGCGCCACCTGCTTGGCTTTCCCTGCCACTGAGAAGGCCCTTTCATGGTGAGAAGTCTGCTGGTCCGCGGCATGATCGCGGGCTTTCTGGCCAGCCTGCTGGCCTTTGCGTTCGCGCGCGTCGTGGGCGAACCGCAGGTGGAGGCGGCCATCGCCTTCGAGGAACAGGCGGCCCATGCGATGGGCGGCAGCCACGCACACGAGATGCCGGAGCTGGTCAGCCGCGAGACGCAGGCCGGCGCCGGCCTGTTCATCGGGCTGGGTGTGTTCGGCGCCGCGCTGGGCGGATTGTTCGCGCTGGTCTTCGCGTTCGTCCATGGCCGGATGGGCGCCCTGGGCGCGCGGGCGACCTCGGGCCTGTTGGCGCTGCTTGGCTATATTGCGATCGTGCTGGTGCCGTTCTTCAAGTACCCGCCGAATCCGCCGGCCATCGGCGATCCGTCCACCATCGGCCTGCGCACCGCGCTGTTCTTCGCGATGATCGCAGTGTCGCTGGCGGCCATGGTGGTGGCGGTGCTTGCCGCCCGCCGGCTGGCCGCGCATCGCGACGCCTGGACCATGGGGCTGGCCGCAGGCGCGATCTTCATCGTGCTGGGCGCGCTGGCGCACGTGCTGCTGCCAGACATCAACGAGGTGCCCGAGCACTTTCCGGCCACGCTGCTGTGGCAGTACCGGGTGGCGGCCTTCGGCATCCAGGCGGTATTATGGGCGGCGCTGGGCATCGTGTTCGCCCATCTGGCCGAACCGGTGATGGCGCCGCGCCGCCGCGCCTGACGCCTTTGTCAGCGCCGCGCCGTTTGCGCCCCTGTTGTCAGCCCGCGCTGTACACCTCGCTCGGCGCGACGTGGATGTAGACGCCGCTGGCCTGTTGCGAATCCGGCAGCAGCACGCGCAGCGGCATCGTGGCGCCGTTCAATGCTTCCAGGAAGGTCCAGTTGACGGTCTGCCCGCCGGCGCGGATCGCCACCGATTCGCCCGAGGCCACGGTGACAAAGCGGGTGTTCGGCTCGATGGCGAGGGTGCGGCCGACAGTCTGCGCCGGCGCCGGGCTGCCGAACAATGAGGCATCGTGGCTGACCGGGGCAGGGGCGGGAGCGCCCCATGCCAGCAGGGGGGCAACCAGCGGGGCAACAAGCAGGGCAGGGATCAGGAAGGTCTTCGAGGTCATGGTGATGTTGTTGTGATCGGCTCCGTGCGAGCCGTACGGAAAGGCTACGCCGTCACATCCAATTCACAAAATGACTTGAATTCACAAAATGCATTCCAAAAAAGAATGTTGGTCAGCCGGCTGACCTGATCGCGCGCGTGTCATATCGATCTGCATCCGGCGCCGCACGGGCGGCCGGGCAACGGTGTAGTATCCGTGGCCAAACTGTTTCAAGCTGGAGAGCCAACATGATCGTATTCGTCACCGGTGCCACCGCTGGATTCGGCGCCGCCATCGCCCGTCGCTTCGTCAACGCCGGCCATCGCGTCATCGCCGCCGGCCGCCGCGAGGACCGGCTGCAGGCCCTTGTCGACGAGTTGGGCCGCGACAACGTGCTGCCGCTGGTGCTGGACGTGCGCGACCGCGACGCCGTGTTCGCCGCCGTGGCGAACCTGCCGGCCGACTACGCCGCGATCGATCTGCTGGTGAACAACGCCGGCCTGGCGCTGGGCCTGGAACCCGCGCACCGCGCCGACCTGGACCAGTGGGAAACGATGATCGACACCAATGTCACGGGCCTGGTTACCATGACGCGGGCGGTGCTGCCCGGCATGGTGGAGCGCAATCGCGGCCACGTGATCAATATCGGCTCGGTGGCCGGTGCCTATTCCTACCCGGGCGGCAATGTCTACGGCGCGACCAAGGCCTTTGTGCACCAGTTCTCGCTGAACCTGCGCGCCGACCTGACCGGCACCCGCGTGCGCGTGACCGATGTGGCGCCGGGGCTGGTGGGCGGCACGGAGTTTTCCAATGTGCGCTTCAACGGCGACCAGTCGCGCGTGGACAAGGTCTACGAAGGCGCCGATGCGCTGACGCCCGACGATATCGCCGATACCGTCTTCTGGGCCGCCACGCTGCCAGCCCGCGTCAATATCAACTATGTCGAAGTGATGCCGGTGACGCAGTCCTTCAGCGCCCTGTCGATCCACCGCGAGAAACCGTAAGCGTTTCCGATTAGCCCGGCCTTCTGTCGCATCCGGGCGGATCGAAAAAAATGTCGCGCACGGATGGAATAGCCCGCCGGGGTGGGGCGTATACCGGATGAGTCCTCACTCATCGGGAGTACGCATTGAACGAAAACACCCCACCATCCCAATCGGGCACGCGCATCTGCGTGCCATGCCGCCTGGGTGTCATCGGCGCCGTCGTGCTGTTGCTGGCCGGCGGCTTCGCCTATACGGGCGGGTGGATCGCGCCGCACAGGCTGTCCACCCCAACCATCATCGACCAGTTCCAGCGCAACGACGGCGTGCACGAAGGCTACCGGCGCAATCACGCCAAGGGCGTCTGCGTCGAGGGCTATTTCGAAAGCACCGGCGCGGCCGCGCAACTGTCGAAGGCTGGCGTATTTGCCCAGGGTCGCACCCCGGTGGTCGGCCGCTTCGCGCTGCCGGGCGGCAATCCACGCGCGCCGGATGGCAGCGTGCCGATCCGCAGTTTCGCGCTGATGTTCAAGCAGGCCGATGGCCAGCAGTGGCGCACCGGCATGAACTCCGTGCCGCTGTTTCCGGTGCACACGCCGGAGGAGTTCTACCAGCTGCTGGCGAACTCGCAGCCCGTACCGGGCACCGGCAAGCCCGATCCAGCCAGGATGAAGGCGTTCGCCGAGGCCCACCCGGCCTTGCAGGCCTTCGGCGGCTGGATTGCCAGGCATCCTCCCTCATCCAGCTTCGCCAATGGTGCCTACTACAGCGTCAACGCGTTCTATCTGGTCGATGCGGCCGGCAAGCGCCAGGCCGTGCGCTGGGCCGTGCTGCCGGAAACGCCCTATGCGCCGGTGGCCGACGCCCAGAAGGGCGAGGCGTCGTTCCTCGATGCCGACCTGACGCAAAAGCTGGCCGCCGGCCCGCTGCGCTGGCGCCTGATGCTGACGCTGGGCGCGCCCGGCGACCCCATCGACGATGCCACGCAAACCTGGCCCGATGACCGCCAGCAGGTAGACGCCGGCACGCTGGTGATCGAGCGCGCCAGTTCGCAGGCCGATGGCGGCGTCTGCCGCGACGTCAATTTCGATCCAACGGTGCTGCCAGCGGGCATTGCCGCGTCCAACGACCCGCTGCTGGCCGCGCGCTCGGCCGCCTATGCGCTGTCGTACCAGCGCCGCACGCGCGAGGTGGCGCTCGGCGAGCATGACCAGAAGGCACCCCAATGAAGGAACCAGGCATGATGGCTACGCACACTCAATTCAGCGGCCTGCAGAAGCTTTTGCACTGGCTGATGGCGGTACTGATCCTGTCGATGCTGTTCGTCGGCGTCGGGATGGTGTTCACGGTATCCCAGGCCCACGACACGCTGGTGGCGCTGCACCGGCCGCTGGGCATTGCCTTGCTGCTGCTGGTGATCGTCCGCCTGGCGGTGCGCCTGCGGCGCGGCGCGCCGCCGCTGCCCGATTCCATTCCCCCGGCGCAGCAGTTCGTCGCCAAGGCGTCGCACTACGTGCTCTACGGGCTGATGCTGGCCATGCCGCTGGTCGGCTGGGGCATGCTGTCGGCCGGCGGCTATCCGGTGACGATGGCCGGCAGCTTCCACCTGCCGCCGATCCTGCCCGCCAGCGTCACCCTGTTCGCACTGCTGCGGACGTTGCACACGTGGCTCGGGCTGGCGCTGTTCGCGGTGGTGCTGCTGCATCTGGCGGCGGCGCTGCTGCATGCGCTGGTGCTGCGCGATGGGGTGTTTGCGGCGATGGCGCCGGGTGGTGGTCGACGCTAGCAAGCCCCGGGGTTTGCTCCCCGCTCCCGCGAGCGGGAGAGGGGTCGGGGTGAGGGCATTGCGGTTCAAACTGGCGACTGCCTCATCTTGAGCGGCTTTACCCTCACCCCCAGCCCCTCTCCCACAAGTGGGAGAGGGGAGCAAGCCGAGGGGAGCAAACCAATCACCCCGGCACCTTCTCCGCCCCGAACGCCTCCATTTCCGTCACCAGACTGCGCGCCGCCAGTTCCACCAGTGCGCGGCCTTTTTCCGGGGTGGCCTGGTTGGGGTCGGATCCCATGCGGCCGTCGGGGAAGCGGGCGCGGAAGTCCAGCGCCTCGCGGATCGGGCCTGACGGCGCGATGCGCGGGGAATAGTCGGCGTGCTTGATCGCGTGCTGGTAGGCGTACTGGGTGACGGCAATTTCCGACGGCGTGGCGTGCGCGCCATGGCCGGTCGGGAACATCTCCTTGGCCAGTTCGTTCACGCCTTCCAGATCCCACCAGTTGACCAGCTTCATCGCAAAGCCGGCGCGGCGCCCGGCGAAGCTCGATTCGGCATAGATCTCGGAGAACGCCGCCTCCACCGAGGCGATGTTGCCGCCATGGCCGTTCAGGAACAGGATCTTCTCGAAGCCGTGGCGCGCCAGCGAGCGCGTCCAGTCGACGATGGCCGCGATGAACGTGGTCGGGCGCAGCGAGATGGTGCCGGCAAAGCCCAGGTGGTGCTGCGCCATGCCGATGTTGAAGGTGGGCGCCACCAGGATGTCGGACTGCTGCTCGGCCGCGCGGCAGATGATCTCCGGGCACATCCAGTCGGTGCCCAGCAGGCCGGTGGGGCCGTGCTGCTCGTTGGAGCCGATCGGGATGACGATGGTCTGGTTGCGCTTCAGGTATTGCTCGATTTCAGGCCAGGTGGACAGGTACAGCAGCATGATGGACTCCTTGTTCTACGTGGGGTGTTGCGGGGAGAGCGATGGATCTGGTGCGCTTCAATGGCGCTGGGGCAGGCGCGTGGCCAGGATGATCAGCGCGGCTGTCAGCGGCATGGCGGCGATGATCAGCACGCCCGGATGCAGGCTGCCGCTGGCCGACTTGGCCCAGCCGATGATGGCCGGCCCCCAGAAGCCGCCGGACAGGCCGATGGTGTTGATCAGCGCGATGCCGCCGGCCGCTGCCGGCCCCTTGATGTATTCGGACGGCATGGCCCAGAACACGGTGTAGGTCATCCACAGCGTGGTGGTGCCCAGCGTCAGCAGGGCGATGGTGGCCGCCAGGTGGCCGTCGGCCAGCGTCGATCCGGCCAGCAGCGCGGCACCGGCCAGGGCCGGAATCGCGGCGTGATAGCGGCGCTCGCGCTTGCGGTCCGAGCGGCGGCCCATGTAGACCATGCCGATGGCGCCACCCAGGTAGGGCAGGGCCGTGTACCAGCCCAGCCGCACGGTGTCGTCGACGCCCTGGGCCTTGATCAGCGTCGGCAGCCAGAAGCTCAGCGCATAGATGGCGGCGATGACGCAGAAATAGGCGAACGCCAGCACATAGATCTTGGGATCGCGCGCCACGGCGCCGAACGAGTGCTTGTGCGCGGCGGGCACGGCCAGTTCCTGTTCGAGCAGGCGCTTTTCGTCGGCACTGAGCCAGTTCGCATCGGCCGGACGGTCGGGGATCAGCTTCCAGGCCAGCACGCCCAGCAACAGGCAGGGCAGGCCTTCGATCAGGAACATCCATTGCCAGCCGGCCAGGCCGCTGTGGCCGGCCAGCGCGGTCATCAGCCAGGCGGACAGCGGGCCGCCGACGATGCCGCCGATGGGGCCGGCCAGGAACACGATGGCGATGGCGCGCGCCATGCGCTGCGGGCCGTACCAGCACGACAGGTAATAGATCATGCCCGGCGCAAAGCCGGCCTCGAACACGCCCAGCAGGAAGCGCATCGCGTAGAACGTGGGCACGTCGCGCACGAACAGCATGCAGGCCGACGTGATGCCCCAGAGCACCAGGATGCGGCTGAACGTCTTGCGGGCGCCGATGCGCGGCAGCATCAGGTTGCTCGGGATCTCGAACAGCACGTAGCCGATGAAGAAGATGCCGGCGCCCACCCCATAGGCCGCGTCGGAAAAGCCCAGGTCGCCCTGCATCTGCAGCTTGGCAAAGCCGACGTTGACGCGATCCAGGTAGGCAAACAGGTAGCAGACCAGCAGGAACGGCAGCAGCCGCAGGTTGATCTTCTGGTACAGCGCGGCGGTGCCGTCTACGGCGGCAGGGTTCGACATCACTAACATTTGCCAGTCTCCAGAGCGTTGTGATGGTTGTGGGAATGGCTTCGATAGTGGCAGCCGCGTAGACTGATACCAACAGCAACAAAGTCCACACTTCGTTCTTCTGAAAGCAACGCAGGGGCGCGCGGCGCACTGAAAGTGCCTTTCGGATAACAAAAAGGCATGACATGCGCGAAATCAATCAGCAGCGACTGCGTTATTTCCGGGAAGTGCTGGCGCACGGCACGATCCGGGGCGCGGCGGAAAGCCTCAACACGTCGCCCTCGGTCATCACGCGCCAGATCCGGCTGCTGGAGGAGGAACTGGGCACCACGCTGTTCGAGCGGCAGGCGCGTGGGGTGCGGCCCACCGAGGCAGCCGCGCACCTGCTGGAGTTCT contains:
- a CDS encoding tetratricopeptide repeat protein — encoded protein: MILGLAACAQTPESQLSRSPTVRLCNGNACSEQDRRVATFTPAGPTESDRRMQALAEKAEGNPNAAYDLGLRLLRGDGVERNTYQALEWMRKAGDNGHVQAQLALGRLYLMGFEEMGSDPAEAEAWLIRAAAKGSKEASALIPQAQAAKKDEQAAYKVREAYRTSWYAWYSGYPYYWVWGPSGWYQR
- a CDS encoding ABC transporter substrate-binding protein, which gives rise to MTADKAILDAFAPTGVLRASINLGNPVLAHRADGGAGGVSVDLATALADRLGVKLELVVVETAGKSVDVVSNQEADIGFFAIDPKRGATIAFTAPYVLIEGYYMVRDDSPVRANADVDRAGTRVVVGQGSAYDLYLTRELQHAEIVRAASSQTVVKTFLEDRLDVAAGVKQQLEADTAGMTGLRLLGERFMVIRQAMGVHKSRGEAAAAYLAKFVEEMKASGQVAAALRKHNIQGANVAPAEG
- a CDS encoding CbtA family protein, whose protein sequence is MVRSLLVRGMIAGFLASLLAFAFARVVGEPQVEAAIAFEEQAAHAMGGSHAHEMPELVSRETQAGAGLFIGLGVFGAALGGLFALVFAFVHGRMGALGARATSGLLALLGYIAIVLVPFFKYPPNPPAIGDPSTIGLRTALFFAMIAVSLAAMVVAVLAARRLAAHRDAWTMGLAAGAIFIVLGALAHVLLPDINEVPEHFPATLLWQYRVAAFGIQAVLWAALGIVFAHLAEPVMAPRRRA
- a CDS encoding CbtB-domain containing protein codes for the protein MLASASAGANLAPAVAPNLAPITIPVRELLPWAIFGGMLLLLAIYFVGVEEGAAAVFNTMYVHEFVHDGRHLLGFPCH
- a CDS encoding SMP-30/gluconolactonase/LRE family protein; this encodes MLLLQPPQVRDATVLTRLPDAFRRQDRDNAWSLANRGGAFTDSFLEGPVWADGHLWVTDIPYGRIFRVSLQGDWEQVAEYDGEPNGMKRMASGDFLLTDYRNGLMRFDARTGNVTPFLERRNSERFRGVNDLTFDSAGNLYFTDQGQTGMHDPTGRVYRLAPDGRLDVLLANAPSPNGLVLSPDEKVLYVAMTRGNCVWRVPLQADGSVSKVGQFFTSYGPSGPDGLAMRADGFLLVANPGLGYVWVLNHRAEPVEVIRTPVGASLTNLCFGGADGKTLLMTESTTGSILCADMPQGGAPVHGGRLA
- the ydfG gene encoding bifunctional NADP-dependent 3-hydroxy acid dehydrogenase/3-hydroxypropionate dehydrogenase YdfG; this translates as MIVFVTGATAGFGAAIARRFVNAGHRVIAAGRREDRLQALVDELGRDNVLPLVLDVRDRDAVFAAVANLPADYAAIDLLVNNAGLALGLEPAHRADLDQWETMIDTNVTGLVTMTRAVLPGMVERNRGHVINIGSVAGAYSYPGGNVYGATKAFVHQFSLNLRADLTGTRVRVTDVAPGLVGGTEFSNVRFNGDQSRVDKVYEGADALTPDDIADTVFWAATLPARVNINYVEVMPVTQSFSALSIHREKP
- a CDS encoding histidine phosphatase family protein, translated to MTRHLSLLCVPATAALRTGRFPANEAANEAADEAADAEDIARVTVLTRNLGRPDRVLSSPMTSAQDTARALGLPVAVENALREVDYGRWRGQSLKDIGAAEPDALTAWLSDPGMDAHGGESLAAVIDRAGAWLSGLEPGHTLAVTHASVIRAVVVHALGAPARATMRLDIAPLTLTTLSGHGDAWRLTSVAAPLGAPNH
- a CDS encoding tripartite tricarboxylate transporter substrate binding protein translates to MLHRAFSRLAAPLAVAATLAGLGAPAQAAYPDKPVRIVVPNPPGGAVDVVTRKVAQKLTQQTGQSFVVENKPGASGTIGTTQVVNAPADGYTLLANDNSYTTLPYVFKKLNWDHQTALVPIAPFAFSPVVLGVKADSRFKDLQSLIGYAKAHPGEVTFGTGGPGSSPHFAAEAFQQAAGIKLMHVPYKGAGEAMVGLLGGSVDLLVVSTPTALAPVKGNQMRLLGISGKSRVDVFPNVPTFAEAGLPAFSLFNWSGLAAPKGTPKEVIARLQAEIQKALQAPDMKDFLAKMGSQPGDLDSPAFAQLIQRETAQWATVAQKANIEKQ
- a CDS encoding CzcE family metal-binding protein translates to MTSKTFLIPALLVAPLVAPLLAWGAPAPAPVSHDASLFGSPAPAQTVGRTLAIEPNTRFVTVASGESVAIRAGGQTVNWTFLEALNGATMPLRVLLPDSQQASGVYIHVAPSEVYSAG
- a CDS encoding catalase family peroxidase encodes the protein MNENTPPSQSGTRICVPCRLGVIGAVVLLLAGGFAYTGGWIAPHRLSTPTIIDQFQRNDGVHEGYRRNHAKGVCVEGYFESTGAAAQLSKAGVFAQGRTPVVGRFALPGGNPRAPDGSVPIRSFALMFKQADGQQWRTGMNSVPLFPVHTPEEFYQLLANSQPVPGTGKPDPARMKAFAEAHPALQAFGGWIARHPPSSSFANGAYYSVNAFYLVDAAGKRQAVRWAVLPETPYAPVADAQKGEASFLDADLTQKLAAGPLRWRLMLTLGAPGDPIDDATQTWPDDRQQVDAGTLVIERASSQADGGVCRDVNFDPTVLPAGIAASNDPLLAARSAAYALSYQRRTREVALGEHDQKAPQ